The Mauremys reevesii isolate NIE-2019 linkage group 1, ASM1616193v1, whole genome shotgun sequence genome has a segment encoding these proteins:
- the PHLDA1 gene encoding pleckstrin homology-like domain family A member 1: protein MLESGCKALKEGVLEKRSDGLLQLWKKKRCILTEEGLLLVPPKQPQPGPPAAEPPAAKIKELHFSHMKTVDCVERKGKYVYFTVVMAEGKEIDFRGPQEQGWNAEITLQLVQYKNRQAILAVKSTRQKQQHLVQQHPGHRLRSASNSA, encoded by the coding sequence ATGCTGGAGAGCGGCTGCAAGGCGCTGAAGGAGGGCGTGCTGGAGAAGCGGAGCGACGggctgctgcagctgtggaagAAGAAGCGCTGCATCCTGACCGAGGAAGGGCTGCTCCTCGTGCCCCCCAAGCAGCCGCAGCCGGGGCCCCCGGCCGCCGAGCCGCCGGCCGCCAAGATCAAGGAGCTGCACTTCTCCCACATGAAGACGGTGGACTGCGTGGAGCGGAAGGGCAAGTACGTGTATTTCACCGTGGTCATGGCCGAGGGGAAGGAGATCGACTTTCGGGGCccgcaggagcagggctggaacgCCGAGATCACGCTGCAGCTGGTGCAGTACAAGAACCGCCAGGCCATCCTGGCCGTCAAGTCCACccgccagaagcagcagcacctgGTCCAGCAGCACCCGGGCCACCGCCTCCGCAGCGCCTCCAACTCCGCGTAG